From the Pyxidicoccus trucidator genome, one window contains:
- a CDS encoding ParB/RepB/Spo0J family partition protein encodes MAGLTDDTSEQEGDEEEGLPEELSAPEERLAGRVTLVLMPLDKLQDDTSFRLRSEGDVSGLATDIARLGQLFPVDVRPAGEDRYQLVCGFRRVAALRFLKRDAVQARVHTSLSDEDALLMSLAEAIHATPVEPEVLEAKREQLESEGRLSAAVRDMLEKALATEDTLAPEGVEEEIDADELAADVSERLGAINQDLSLLADVFAALDDSRKAELLMQLRYSSQLVAYLEGL; translated from the coding sequence GTGGCCGGGTTGACGGACGACACGTCCGAGCAGGAGGGCGACGAGGAGGAGGGGCTGCCGGAAGAGCTGTCCGCGCCCGAGGAGCGTCTGGCCGGGCGGGTGACGCTGGTGCTGATGCCCCTGGACAAGCTTCAGGACGACACCTCTTTCCGCCTGCGCTCGGAGGGTGACGTGTCCGGGCTGGCCACGGACATCGCCCGACTGGGGCAGCTGTTCCCGGTGGACGTGCGCCCGGCCGGCGAGGACCGCTACCAGCTGGTCTGCGGCTTCCGTCGCGTGGCGGCGCTGCGCTTCCTCAAGCGGGACGCGGTGCAGGCGCGCGTGCACACGAGCCTGTCGGACGAGGACGCGCTCCTCATGTCCCTGGCGGAGGCCATCCACGCCACGCCGGTGGAGCCCGAGGTGCTGGAGGCCAAGCGCGAGCAGCTGGAGTCGGAGGGCCGGCTGAGCGCCGCGGTGCGCGACATGCTGGAGAAGGCGCTCGCCACCGAGGACACGCTGGCGCCCGAGGGCGTGGAAGAGGAAATCGATGCCGACGAGCTGGCGGCGGACGTGTCGGAGCGGCTCGGGGCCATCAACCAGGACCTCTCGCTGCTGGCGGACGTGTTCGCCGCGCTGGATGACTCGCGCAAGGCGGAGCTCCTGATGCAGCTGCGGTACTCGTCGCAGCTCGTGGCGTACCTGGAGGGTCTGTAG
- a CDS encoding alpha/beta hydrolase — translation MARHDEGFFNGRDGTRLFWRSSLPDGEPRAHVAVVHGYGDHFGRYTYVVDALLADGFAVHGFDYRGHGRADGRRGYAEAWPHFVDDLETFWARVRKDAGGKKTFMLAHSHGGLMAVKWLGERHVEGLSGVVLSAPYFKLAITPPAMKLMAARAVGRLVPWLPLKTELTPEDLSKDLEVQRATRADPLYLTVVTPRWFLESTKAQGEAMLLAPKIQAPLFVLCGAEDGVAAPAAARVFFETAGAADKKFKEYPGMRHEPLNEVGRAEVFRDISGWISAHL, via the coding sequence ATGGCGCGCCACGACGAGGGCTTCTTCAACGGCAGGGACGGCACCCGGCTCTTCTGGAGGTCCAGCCTGCCGGACGGCGAGCCCCGCGCCCACGTGGCGGTGGTGCACGGCTACGGGGACCACTTCGGCCGCTACACGTATGTCGTGGACGCGCTGCTCGCGGACGGCTTCGCGGTGCACGGCTTCGACTACCGGGGCCATGGCCGCGCGGACGGACGCCGGGGCTACGCCGAGGCGTGGCCGCACTTCGTGGACGACCTGGAGACCTTCTGGGCCCGGGTGCGCAAGGACGCGGGCGGCAAGAAGACCTTCATGCTGGCCCACAGCCACGGCGGGCTGATGGCGGTGAAGTGGCTGGGGGAGCGCCACGTGGAGGGGCTGTCCGGGGTGGTGCTGTCAGCCCCCTACTTCAAGCTGGCCATCACCCCTCCGGCCATGAAGCTCATGGCCGCGCGCGCGGTGGGAAGGCTCGTGCCATGGCTGCCCCTGAAGACGGAGCTGACGCCGGAGGACCTGAGCAAGGACCTCGAGGTGCAGCGCGCCACCCGCGCCGACCCGCTCTACCTCACCGTCGTCACGCCCCGCTGGTTCCTGGAGTCCACCAAGGCCCAGGGCGAGGCGATGCTGCTGGCACCGAAGATTCAAGCTCCGCTGTTCGTGCTGTGCGGCGCGGAGGACGGCGTGGCCGCTCCGGCGGCGGCTCGGGTCTTCTTCGAGACGGCCGGGGCGGCGGACAAGAAGTTCAAGGAGTACCCCGGCATGCGCCACGAGCCCCTGAACGAGGTGGGGCGCGCGGAAGTGTTCCGGGATATCTCCGGCTGGATCTCCGCGCATCTCTGA
- a CDS encoding TIGR00730 family Rossman fold protein, with product MEVRSICVFCGSRPGNRPEYVESATRLGAELARRGLTLVYGGASVGVMGAVADGALGAGGKVVGVLPGFLGSKEIAHPGLTELHRVDTMHERKALMAERSDAFIALPGGFGTLDELFEIVTWAQLGLHRKPMGLLDTRGFFQPLVAMAKHLAQEGFVPAEQAVPFAVSALPSVLVDRLQAGPTLPPVEKWLRRGQT from the coding sequence ATGGAAGTGAGAAGCATCTGTGTCTTCTGCGGCTCGCGCCCCGGCAACCGGCCGGAGTACGTCGAGTCCGCCACCCGGCTGGGCGCGGAGCTGGCCCGGCGCGGACTCACGCTCGTCTATGGAGGCGCCAGCGTGGGCGTCATGGGCGCGGTGGCGGACGGTGCGCTGGGGGCCGGTGGGAAGGTGGTGGGCGTGCTGCCCGGCTTCCTGGGCTCGAAGGAGATTGCGCACCCGGGCCTCACCGAGCTGCACAGGGTGGACACCATGCACGAGCGCAAGGCGCTGATGGCCGAGCGCTCGGACGCGTTCATCGCCCTGCCCGGTGGCTTCGGCACGCTGGACGAGCTCTTCGAAATCGTCACCTGGGCGCAGCTCGGCCTGCACCGCAAGCCCATGGGGCTGCTGGACACGCGCGGCTTCTTCCAGCCGCTGGTGGCCATGGCGAAGCACCTGGCGCAGGAGGGCTTCGTCCCGGCCGAGCAGGCCGTGCCCTTCGCGGTGAGCGCCCTGCCCTCGGTGCTGGTGGACCGGCTGCAGGCCGGCCCCACGCTGCCGCCCGTGGAGAAGTGGCTGAGGCGCGGCCAGACGTGA
- a CDS encoding rhomboid family intramembrane serine protease encodes MASRPRRILDALPSGPGGEGGGPPPGAPPPAVPLPRPWVSYAILAGAVGLFLVEQFFPVSQLVLADGSRVSRLPPLALYGPAVQAGQYWRLLGAVLEHGGALHLVFNMSVVVTLGFTLERGIGSLRFLGLSLVTTLGASTFSLLFDFDVPTVGASGMILGWAGAMLPISTQQGRQELFVWLAQVAVLSLLPFVSWAGHLGGFLFGLPCGLALRMGRGVYARALPILLFLSLVVALYAAHPERRGGL; translated from the coding sequence ATGGCGTCCCGCCCCCGCCGCATCCTGGACGCACTCCCCTCCGGCCCCGGCGGTGAGGGTGGCGGGCCCCCCCCGGGCGCGCCGCCCCCGGCCGTTCCGCTGCCGCGGCCGTGGGTGAGCTACGCCATCCTCGCGGGCGCGGTGGGCCTGTTCCTGGTGGAGCAGTTCTTCCCCGTCTCGCAGCTGGTGCTCGCGGACGGCTCGCGGGTGAGCCGGCTGCCCCCGCTGGCGCTGTACGGGCCCGCCGTCCAGGCCGGCCAGTACTGGCGGCTGCTGGGCGCGGTGCTGGAGCACGGCGGGGCGCTGCACCTCGTCTTCAACATGTCGGTGGTGGTGACGCTGGGCTTCACGCTGGAGCGCGGCATCGGCAGCCTGCGCTTCCTGGGACTGTCGCTCGTCACCACGCTGGGCGCGTCCACCTTCTCGCTCCTCTTCGACTTCGACGTGCCCACAGTGGGCGCGTCGGGGATGATTCTGGGATGGGCGGGCGCCATGCTCCCCATCTCCACCCAGCAGGGCCGGCAGGAGCTGTTCGTCTGGCTGGCGCAGGTGGCCGTCCTCAGCCTGCTGCCCTTCGTGAGCTGGGCGGGGCACCTGGGCGGCTTCCTCTTCGGGCTGCCCTGCGGGCTCGCCCTGCGGATGGGGCGCGGGGTGTACGCGCGCGCCCTGCCCATCCTCCTCTTCCTCAGCCTCGTGGTGGCGCTGTACGCGGCGCACCCCGAGCGGCGCGGGGGCCTGTGA
- the pyrE gene encoding orotate phosphoribosyltransferase, translating to MAEPLARDRARLLELLTERSFERRRVVLSSGKESDFYIDCKRTALLAEGHFLIGRLFLEAIRRHAPEAVGVGGLTLGADPLASAVSLTGYLSGSPLAAFIVRKEPKGHGTGQWIEGLSGVGPGAAVAIVEDVVTTGASTLKAIERAQEEGLKVLGAFALVDRLEGGREAVEASGHRLFTLFTRKDFIP from the coding sequence ATGGCGGAACCGCTCGCGAGAGACCGCGCCCGGCTGTTGGAGCTCCTCACGGAGCGCTCCTTCGAGCGGCGGCGCGTGGTGCTCTCGTCCGGCAAGGAGTCGGACTTCTACATCGACTGCAAGCGCACGGCGCTGCTGGCCGAGGGACACTTCCTCATCGGCCGGCTGTTCCTGGAGGCCATCCGTCGCCACGCCCCCGAGGCCGTGGGCGTGGGCGGCCTGACGCTGGGTGCGGACCCGCTGGCGTCGGCGGTGAGCCTTACCGGCTACCTGTCGGGCTCGCCGCTGGCCGCGTTCATCGTCCGCAAGGAGCCCAAGGGCCACGGCACCGGCCAGTGGATTGAAGGGCTCAGCGGTGTGGGGCCGGGCGCGGCGGTGGCCATCGTCGAGGACGTCGTCACGACGGGTGCCTCCACGCTCAAGGCCATCGAGCGCGCGCAGGAAGAAGGACTGAAGGTGCTGGGCGCCTTCGCTTTGGTGGACCGGCTGGAGGGCGGCCGCGAGGCAGTGGAAGCCTCGGGCCATCGCCTGTTCACGCTGTTCACCCGCAAGGACTTCATCCCGTGA
- the bacP gene encoding bactofilin BacP codes for MATAKELSGSNNVNNTVVGPSILISGRLTGDEDLTVRGRVEGELTLSRTLIVEPSGVVKANVAVKNAIVSGVVVGNINATESVELTREGRMVGDIHAPRVIIVDGASFRGRVDMGDVEPGRLPAERPTVARPTARPTTTTTLARPTAPVSRPAPPPPPARSTGTTSATARPAPAPVMPAARPQAKPMPPPPPPTRVEPRPAPAPVEQATSAEPSTPSVMGAGAKKKVVLKKKAR; via the coding sequence GTGGCCACCGCGAAGGAGCTCTCAGGGAGCAACAACGTCAACAACACCGTGGTGGGGCCTTCCATCCTCATCAGCGGCCGGTTGACGGGCGACGAGGACCTCACCGTCCGTGGACGGGTCGAGGGTGAGCTGACGCTCAGCCGGACGCTCATCGTGGAGCCCTCCGGCGTGGTGAAGGCGAACGTGGCGGTGAAGAACGCCATCGTCAGCGGCGTGGTGGTGGGCAACATCAACGCGACGGAGAGCGTGGAGTTGACCCGCGAGGGCCGCATGGTGGGCGACATCCACGCCCCCCGCGTCATCATCGTGGACGGTGCCAGCTTCCGCGGCCGCGTGGACATGGGCGACGTGGAGCCGGGCCGGCTGCCGGCCGAGCGCCCCACGGTGGCCCGTCCGACGGCACGTCCGACGACGACGACGACGCTGGCGCGTCCGACCGCTCCGGTCTCGCGTCCGGCGCCGCCGCCTCCGCCCGCGCGTTCCACTGGCACGACGTCCGCGACCGCGCGTCCGGCGCCGGCTCCCGTGATGCCGGCCGCCCGCCCGCAGGCCAAGCCGATGCCGCCGCCTCCGCCGCCCACGCGCGTGGAGCCCCGCCCGGCGCCCGCGCCGGTCGAGCAGGCGACCTCTGCTGAGCCGTCAACGCCCTCCGTCATGGGTGCTGGCGCGAAGAAGAAGGTCGTGTTGAAGAAGAAGGCCCGCTAG
- a CDS encoding bactofilin family protein, whose translation MANTVIGSSIVIDGEISGDEDLVIQGTVKGKISLKESLYVEGSGVVEADIETQNVEIAGRVTGNIVASDKVELKTDCRVVGDIKAPRILIADGASFKGNVDMDMKER comes from the coding sequence ATGGCGAATACGGTCATTGGCTCGAGCATCGTCATCGACGGGGAAATCTCCGGAGACGAGGACCTGGTCATCCAGGGCACCGTGAAGGGGAAGATCTCCCTCAAGGAAAGCCTCTACGTGGAGGGCAGCGGCGTCGTCGAGGCGGACATCGAGACGCAGAACGTGGAGATCGCCGGTCGGGTGACGGGCAACATCGTCGCCAGCGACAAGGTGGAGCTGAAGACGGACTGCCGCGTGGTGGGCGACATCAAGGCGCCGCGCATCCTCATCGCCGATGGTGCCTCCTTCAAGGGCAACGTCGACATGGACATGAAGGAGCGCTGA
- a CDS encoding lytic transglycosylase domain-containing protein: MRALPALLAATLLALPLTAGASESVYRYVEKDGTIVYTNVPPSGAKQAKRMKGSFTPAPAKSAPVVGRKKTPPELDPHIAAAALRYRIPTALVRAIMHTESNFNPNALSHKGASGLMQLMPATASDMYVKDIFNERDNIEGGVRYLRVLANMFDGDMVKMIAAYNAGPEAVKRYGGKVPPYDETQGYVRKVLQLYFHYKERERTAESGPREPTSQNDDAREGAGGEEPR, from the coding sequence ATGCGTGCCCTTCCCGCGCTCCTTGCCGCCACCCTGCTGGCCCTGCCGTTGACGGCGGGAGCCTCCGAGTCCGTCTACCGCTACGTGGAGAAGGACGGGACCATCGTCTACACGAATGTCCCTCCCTCCGGCGCCAAGCAGGCGAAGCGGATGAAGGGCTCCTTCACCCCGGCGCCGGCGAAGAGCGCGCCGGTGGTGGGGCGCAAGAAGACGCCGCCGGAGCTGGACCCGCACATCGCGGCGGCGGCGCTGCGCTACCGCATCCCCACGGCACTGGTGCGCGCCATCATGCACACCGAGAGCAACTTCAACCCGAACGCGCTGAGCCACAAGGGCGCCAGCGGGCTGATGCAGTTGATGCCGGCCACGGCGTCGGACATGTACGTGAAGGACATCTTCAACGAGCGCGACAACATCGAGGGCGGGGTGCGCTACCTGCGCGTGCTCGCCAACATGTTCGACGGCGACATGGTGAAGATGATTGCCGCGTACAACGCCGGCCCCGAGGCGGTGAAGCGCTACGGTGGCAAGGTGCCCCCCTACGACGAGACGCAGGGGTACGTGCGCAAGGTGCTCCAGCTCTACTTCCACTACAAGGAGCGCGAGCGGACCGCCGAGAGCGGCCCCCGCGAGCCCACATCCCAGAATGACGACGCGCGCGAAGGGGCGGGGGGAGAAGAGCCCCGCTGA
- the nadB gene encoding L-aspartate oxidase gives MPHRFDFLVLGSGVAGLSFALQAARHGTVAVITKRERGESNTAYAQGGIASVLAPTDSFDAHIDDTLVAGAGLCHRDAVEVTVKEGPQRVRELVDLGADFNKHLSGEFDLTREGGHSARRIIHAGDITGREVQRALLAACDESPNITFFAHTAAIDLILDRRMPNPGAHRVLGAYALLENGSIERFLSKVTVLATGGAGKVYLYTSNPDVATGDGVAMAYRAGARVANMEFYQFHPTCLYHPEAKSFLISEALRGEGGKLRLKGGATFMERYHSMGALAPRDVVARAIDAEMKRTGDECVYLDMTHLGRAFLTERFPNIYATCKAFNIDMAVQPIPVVPAAHYQCGGVVTDLDGRTSVPGLYAIGEVACTGLHGANRLASNSLLEGLVFGHRAVRVAVEEMAGLPTRTEDPPAWDAGSAVESDESVVVTHNWDEIRRLMWNYVGIVRTDKRLMRARRRLELLREEIRDYYWHFKVTRDVIELRNIAEVAYLIVDCASRRKESRGLHFTLDYPHTDDHHWLRDTVLSREL, from the coding sequence ATGCCTCATCGGTTCGATTTTCTCGTGCTCGGGAGCGGCGTGGCGGGCCTCTCGTTCGCCCTCCAGGCGGCCCGGCACGGCACGGTGGCCGTCATCACCAAGCGGGAGCGAGGTGAGAGCAACACCGCCTACGCGCAGGGCGGCATCGCCAGCGTGCTGGCCCCCACGGACTCCTTCGACGCCCACATCGACGACACCCTCGTGGCCGGCGCGGGCCTGTGCCACCGGGACGCGGTGGAAGTCACGGTGAAGGAAGGCCCCCAGCGCGTGCGCGAGCTGGTGGACCTGGGCGCGGACTTCAACAAGCACCTGTCCGGCGAGTTCGACCTGACGCGCGAGGGCGGCCACTCCGCCCGCCGCATCATCCACGCGGGGGACATCACCGGCCGCGAGGTGCAGCGCGCGCTGCTGGCCGCGTGTGACGAGTCGCCCAACATCACCTTCTTCGCGCACACGGCCGCCATCGACCTCATCCTGGACCGGCGCATGCCCAACCCGGGGGCCCACCGCGTCCTCGGCGCGTACGCGCTGCTGGAGAACGGCAGCATCGAGCGCTTCCTGTCCAAGGTGACGGTGCTGGCCACCGGCGGCGCGGGCAAGGTGTACCTCTACACCTCCAACCCGGACGTGGCGACGGGCGACGGCGTGGCCATGGCGTACCGCGCGGGCGCGCGGGTGGCGAACATGGAGTTCTACCAGTTCCACCCCACCTGCCTGTACCACCCGGAGGCCAAGAGCTTCCTCATCAGCGAGGCGCTGCGAGGCGAGGGCGGCAAGCTGCGCCTCAAGGGCGGCGCCACCTTCATGGAGCGCTACCACTCCATGGGCGCGCTCGCCCCTCGCGACGTGGTGGCGCGCGCCATCGACGCGGAGATGAAGCGCACGGGCGACGAGTGCGTCTACCTGGACATGACGCACCTGGGCCGCGCCTTCCTCACCGAGCGCTTCCCCAACATCTACGCCACCTGCAAGGCCTTCAACATCGACATGGCCGTGCAGCCCATCCCCGTGGTGCCCGCGGCCCACTACCAGTGCGGCGGCGTGGTGACGGACCTGGACGGGCGCACCTCCGTGCCCGGCCTCTACGCCATCGGCGAGGTGGCCTGCACCGGCCTGCACGGCGCCAACCGGCTCGCCTCCAACTCGCTGCTGGAGGGCCTGGTGTTCGGCCACCGCGCGGTGCGGGTGGCCGTGGAGGAGATGGCGGGCCTGCCCACGCGCACCGAGGACCCGCCGGCCTGGGACGCGGGCAGCGCCGTGGAGTCGGACGAGAGCGTCGTCGTCACCCACAACTGGGACGAGATTCGCCGGCTCATGTGGAACTACGTCGGCATCGTCCGCACGGACAAGCGGCTGATGCGCGCGCGGCGCCGGCTGGAGCTGCTGCGCGAGGAGATTCGCGACTACTACTGGCACTTCAAGGTGACCCGCGACGTCATCGAGCTGCGCAACATCGCCGAGGTGGCCTACCTCATCGTCGACTGCGCCAGCCGCCGCAAGGAGAGCCGCGGCCTGCACTTCACGCTCGACTACCCGCACACGGACGACCACCACTGGCTGCGCGACACCGTGCTCTCACGGGAGCTGTGA
- a CDS encoding tetratricopeptide repeat protein: MTTRAKGRGEKSPADDEFLQQLYRGGELLAAGKVIEAKEFLERAHQLQPRQEKAQNLLGLCYFKLGMFDRAAELYEMLVRDNPVDPTLRVNLGLVYLKTSALQRAAREFETATDLAPEHQKAQNYLGLTLAQMGEYGRAREHFLLAGSDAMAEKMTRAIAGEGYSRPASAQPARARGLAELEGSEGVREQGGEPVATPGAPAATPPAAEASRAQGRSGGLPEGDWGAQFGLDGGPGPSGRATAPAAQEPEEEEIRLAEDEGPSSLAGGEELPVLTATPEDAEELAMEAQHDFEETSAALAASVPLTPVPLSKAMLSRATTPAGMVARTTGTGPSSAPVTAGAPLEAGAAAPGTVGGATPGARATAAPVAGAGATATSAAPLTGAGATTPPSTPEVAGHEGAAGLPGAFVPPLAELAPAVALAGADPAHPFVLGEGSFSVSVDGELLTRLDGLVAFSGQLAFQPEMKRFRGRATDKSFGEGAARMVRARGRGVLYMEPSEKRTFLAVDLGEDSAYFRDECIFAFEEPVMFENGRVPSDIAPDLDLVHLRGQGRVLLSLPGALRSVPVRMEGTVTVPLTHLVGWQGNLTPRVVPLLKSPTGEVLRTAVELSGEGFALIALGVR; this comes from the coding sequence ATGACGACGCGCGCGAAGGGGCGGGGGGAGAAGAGCCCCGCTGACGACGAGTTCCTCCAACAGCTCTACCGCGGTGGCGAGCTGCTGGCCGCCGGGAAGGTCATCGAGGCAAAGGAGTTCCTGGAGCGCGCCCACCAGCTCCAGCCCCGTCAGGAGAAGGCGCAGAACCTGCTGGGCCTTTGCTACTTCAAGCTCGGCATGTTCGACCGGGCGGCGGAGCTGTACGAGATGCTGGTGCGAGACAACCCGGTGGACCCGACACTGCGGGTCAACCTGGGGCTCGTGTATCTGAAGACGAGCGCGCTCCAGCGCGCCGCGCGCGAGTTCGAGACGGCCACCGACCTGGCTCCCGAGCACCAGAAGGCGCAGAACTACCTGGGCCTGACACTCGCGCAGATGGGCGAGTACGGCCGCGCGCGCGAGCACTTCCTGCTGGCGGGCAGCGACGCCATGGCGGAGAAGATGACGCGCGCCATCGCCGGGGAGGGTTACTCCCGGCCCGCGTCCGCGCAGCCCGCGCGCGCCCGGGGCCTCGCCGAACTGGAGGGCAGCGAGGGGGTGCGGGAGCAGGGCGGTGAGCCGGTGGCCACGCCCGGCGCTCCGGCCGCGACGCCGCCCGCCGCCGAGGCATCGCGCGCCCAGGGCCGCTCGGGTGGGCTGCCCGAGGGCGACTGGGGCGCGCAGTTCGGACTGGACGGTGGACCCGGGCCCTCGGGCCGGGCCACTGCACCGGCCGCGCAGGAGCCGGAGGAAGAGGAGATCCGCCTCGCCGAGGACGAGGGGCCCAGCTCCCTTGCCGGTGGGGAGGAGCTGCCGGTGCTCACCGCCACGCCCGAGGACGCGGAAGAGCTGGCCATGGAGGCCCAGCACGACTTCGAGGAGACCTCCGCCGCGCTCGCCGCCAGCGTGCCGCTGACCCCGGTGCCCCTGTCGAAGGCGATGCTGTCCCGCGCGACGACGCCCGCCGGCATGGTGGCCAGGACGACGGGCACGGGCCCGTCGTCAGCCCCGGTGACGGCCGGGGCCCCGCTCGAAGCCGGCGCCGCTGCTCCCGGCACGGTCGGCGGTGCGACGCCGGGCGCGCGTGCCACCGCCGCGCCTGTCGCGGGAGCCGGTGCCACGGCCACGTCGGCCGCGCCGCTCACGGGAGCCGGCGCCACCACCCCACCTTCCACACCGGAAGTCGCGGGCCATGAAGGTGCGGCGGGACTCCCGGGCGCCTTCGTGCCGCCGCTGGCGGAGCTGGCGCCCGCGGTGGCGCTGGCGGGGGCGGACCCCGCGCATCCCTTCGTCCTGGGCGAGGGCAGCTTCTCTGTCTCCGTGGACGGAGAGCTGCTCACGCGGCTGGACGGGCTGGTGGCCTTCAGCGGCCAGCTGGCCTTCCAGCCGGAGATGAAGCGCTTCCGGGGCCGCGCCACGGACAAGTCCTTTGGCGAGGGCGCGGCGCGGATGGTCCGGGCCCGGGGTCGTGGCGTCCTCTATATGGAGCCCTCCGAGAAGCGCACCTTCCTGGCGGTGGACCTGGGCGAGGACTCCGCCTACTTCCGCGACGAGTGCATCTTCGCCTTCGAAGAGCCGGTGATGTTCGAGAACGGACGTGTGCCGTCGGACATTGCTCCGGACCTGGACCTCGTGCACCTGCGCGGGCAGGGGCGGGTGCTGCTGAGCCTGCCCGGGGCGCTGCGCTCGGTGCCGGTGCGGATGGAGGGCACGGTGACGGTGCCCCTGACGCACCTGGTGGGCTGGCAGGGCAACCTCACGCCCCGCGTCGTGCCCCTGCTCAAGTCGCCCACCGGTGAGGTGCTCCGGACCGCGGTGGAGCTGAGCGGTGAAGGTTTTGCCCTCATCGCCCTTGGTGTCCGCTAG
- the bacN gene encoding bactofilin BacN: MATGETGIIGKGIVIKGNLTGGGDLVIEGRVEGQIALKNHLTIESTGKVQADIRAEELTINGEASGNIDASTRVAISASAKVAGDIKAPRVVIEDGAVFNGSIEMDVKLPDDI, translated from the coding sequence ATGGCAACGGGTGAGACGGGCATCATCGGCAAGGGCATCGTCATTAAGGGCAACCTCACGGGAGGTGGGGACCTGGTCATCGAGGGCAGGGTGGAGGGGCAGATTGCCCTGAAGAACCACCTCACCATCGAGAGCACCGGCAAGGTGCAGGCGGACATCCGGGCTGAGGAGCTGACCATCAACGGTGAGGCGAGCGGGAACATCGACGCCTCGACACGGGTGGCCATCAGCGCCTCGGCGAAGGTGGCTGGCGACATCAAGGCGCCTCGCGTCGTCATCGAAGATGGGGCCGTGTTCAACGGCTCCATCGAGATGGACGTGAAGCTGCCGGACGACATCTGA